Proteins found in one Aquibium microcysteis genomic segment:
- the otsB gene encoding trehalose-phosphatase yields the protein MPEDLTELNLPPEETAFFFDFDGTLAEIVEDPAAVAIDATVRHALHALFALSGGAVAIVSGREIDTLDGFLAPLRLPLGGAHGSERRDSSGRLHRVEADEPAIERLAAELEDVARRHDGLLVERKRLSVALHYRRRPDLESTCRAAARAAASPGVTLLEGKMVVELKLSGRTKGDLIADFMAEEPFRGRRPIFFGDDVTDEDGFRALPQWQGIGVKVGQGQTAAAHRIADPAALRAWLQRFADRNGTRRVELAS from the coding sequence TTGCCTGAAGACCTGACCGAGTTGAACCTTCCGCCGGAGGAGACGGCGTTCTTCTTCGACTTCGATGGCACGCTCGCGGAGATCGTCGAGGATCCGGCCGCCGTCGCGATCGACGCCACGGTCCGCCACGCTCTCCACGCCTTGTTCGCCTTGTCCGGGGGCGCGGTCGCGATCGTTTCGGGCCGCGAGATCGACACGCTCGATGGTTTTCTGGCGCCCCTGCGTCTGCCGCTCGGCGGCGCCCATGGATCCGAGCGGCGCGATTCTTCCGGCCGGCTCCACAGGGTTGAAGCCGACGAACCGGCCATCGAGCGGCTGGCCGCGGAACTGGAGGACGTGGCGCGACGCCATGATGGTCTCCTCGTCGAACGCAAGCGCCTGTCGGTCGCCCTCCACTACCGCCGCCGGCCCGACCTGGAGAGCACATGCCGTGCCGCGGCCCGGGCAGCCGCCTCTCCGGGCGTGACGCTGCTCGAGGGGAAGATGGTCGTCGAACTGAAACTCAGCGGCCGCACCAAGGGCGATCTCATCGCGGACTTCATGGCGGAGGAGCCCTTCCGCGGTCGGCGGCCGATCTTCTTCGGCGACGACGTCACCGACGAGGATGGGTTCCGGGCCTTGCCGCAGTGGCAGGGAATCGGCGTGAAAGTCGGGCAAGGACAGACCGCGGCGGCACACCGGATCGCGGACCCCGCCGCCCTGCGCGCGTGGCTCCAGCGGTTCGCAGACCGGAACGGAACACGGCGGGTGGAGTTAGCGTCGTGA
- the mobA gene encoding molybdenum cofactor guanylyltransferase MobA, with protein sequence MRRETIVGAVIAGGLSRRMGGGDKPLQLLGGRSILDHVLDRFAPQCDAVVINANGDARRLESYRLPVVADPVAGFAGPLAGLLAALEWASANRPDAVLVATVPGDCPFLPRDLVERLSAARRSAGAEMALASSDGRPHPVAGLWSPALRTDLRQALEEENLRKVAAWTERHSIARADWPVEPIDPFFNVNTPGDLAQAESLLRLMPD encoded by the coding sequence ATGCGCCGCGAGACGATCGTCGGTGCCGTCATCGCCGGCGGACTGTCGCGGCGGATGGGCGGCGGCGACAAGCCGTTGCAGTTGCTCGGCGGTCGAAGCATCCTCGACCATGTGCTGGACCGGTTCGCGCCGCAGTGCGACGCCGTGGTGATCAACGCCAACGGCGACGCCCGGCGACTGGAAAGTTACCGCCTGCCGGTCGTGGCAGATCCGGTGGCGGGCTTCGCGGGTCCGCTGGCCGGGCTTCTCGCCGCGCTCGAGTGGGCGTCCGCCAACCGGCCCGACGCGGTTCTGGTGGCTACCGTGCCCGGGGACTGCCCTTTCCTGCCGCGCGACCTCGTCGAGCGACTCTCTGCCGCTCGCCGGTCCGCAGGCGCCGAGATGGCGCTGGCATCGTCGGACGGACGGCCCCATCCCGTGGCCGGGCTGTGGTCCCCGGCCCTGCGCACCGACCTCAGGCAGGCACTGGAAGAGGAGAACCTGCGCAAGGTCGCCGCGTGGACGGAGAGGCATTCCATCGCGCGAGCGGACTGGCCGGTCGAGCCGATCGATCCCTTCTTCAACGTCAATACCCCCGGAGACCTCGCGCAGGCGGAGAGCCTGCTGCGTCTCATGCCTGACTGA
- a CDS encoding alpha,alpha-trehalose-phosphate synthase (UDP-forming): MSRLVVVSNRVADLRKATQSGGLAVAIADALKARGGVWFGWDGNTLEDETEKLGVDRVGDVDVISSPLTVEDYSQYYIGYANSVLWPLFHYRIDLVDYRPQYFEGYMRVNDKFASLLKPFLKQRDMVWVHDYHLIPFAERLRALGCRQKTGFFLHIPFPPPDILAASPNHAYLVEALLSYDVVGFQTSTDLNNFNRYVEENMPDSMGPDGVIMHGGRTVRAIRLPIGIDVAQFTELAEKTFEDINIDHMRRAILGQRQIVGVDRLDYSKGIPERFEAFSRMLYLHPELEKSVTFLQIAPPTREDVTAYSEIRMKLEGLAGSINGKFGDIDWVPIRYIHRPVPRPRLAAMFRSSEVGLVTPLRDGMNLVAKEYVAAQNPADPGVLVLSQFAGAAEELGDALIVNPHDTEEMGEKMELALRMPLEERQNRHASLLKRVKESDVGIWMSSFIDELEAAEAQGGAAS, encoded by the coding sequence ATGAGCCGGTTGGTCGTGGTGTCCAATCGGGTCGCGGATCTGCGCAAGGCGACCCAGTCCGGCGGGCTTGCCGTGGCCATTGCCGACGCTTTGAAGGCCAGGGGCGGCGTGTGGTTCGGCTGGGACGGCAATACGCTTGAGGACGAGACGGAGAAGCTCGGGGTCGACCGGGTGGGCGACGTCGACGTGATCTCCTCGCCGCTGACGGTCGAGGACTACAGCCAGTACTACATCGGCTATGCCAACAGCGTGCTGTGGCCGCTCTTCCACTATCGCATCGATCTCGTGGACTACCGTCCGCAATATTTCGAGGGCTACATGCGGGTGAACGACAAGTTCGCCTCGCTGCTGAAGCCATTCCTCAAGCAACGGGACATGGTCTGGGTCCACGACTATCACCTCATCCCGTTCGCCGAACGGCTGCGGGCACTCGGCTGCCGCCAGAAGACAGGCTTCTTCCTCCACATCCCTTTTCCGCCGCCGGACATCCTCGCGGCCTCGCCGAACCACGCCTATCTGGTGGAGGCGCTGCTTTCCTACGACGTGGTCGGGTTCCAGACGTCCACCGACCTCAACAATTTCAACCGCTATGTCGAAGAGAACATGCCTGACTCGATGGGTCCCGACGGCGTGATCATGCATGGCGGCCGCACCGTGCGGGCGATACGCCTGCCGATCGGCATCGACGTGGCCCAGTTCACCGAACTGGCGGAGAAGACCTTCGAGGATATCAACATCGATCATATGCGGCGGGCGATCCTGGGCCAGCGGCAGATCGTCGGGGTGGACCGGCTCGACTATTCGAAGGGCATCCCCGAACGTTTCGAAGCCTTTTCGCGCATGCTCTACCTGCACCCGGAACTGGAGAAGTCGGTGACGTTCCTGCAGATCGCGCCGCCGACCCGCGAGGACGTGACCGCCTATTCGGAAATCCGCATGAAGCTGGAGGGCCTCGCCGGCTCCATCAACGGCAAGTTCGGCGACATCGACTGGGTCCCGATCCGCTACATCCATCGGCCCGTGCCGAGGCCGCGCCTTGCCGCGATGTTCCGGTCGAGCGAGGTCGGGCTGGTAACGCCGCTCCGGGACGGGATGAACCTCGTCGCCAAGGAGTACGTCGCCGCCCAGAATCCCGCCGACCCGGGCGTGCTGGTGCTGTCGCAGTTCGCCGGCGCGGCGGAGGAACTCGGCGATGCCCTGATCGTCAATCCGCACGACACCGAGGAGATGGGCGAGAAGATGGAACTGGCGCTGCGAATGCCGCTGGAGGAGCGACAGAACCGTCACGCCAGCCTGCTGAAACGCGTGAAAGAAAGCGACGTCGGCATCTGGATGTCGAGCTTCATCGACGAGCTCGAAGCCGCGGAGGCACAAGGCGGCGCGGCAAGCTGA
- a CDS encoding phage holin family protein has translation MSMDQDHRPLGTLVTDLVNQMAELVRTEARLLRAEMQEKMSKAGTGAMEVAAGVVMLLAALLVLLQALVVALANLGLGAGWASLLVGLVVAAVGYMLVRRGTTNMSPSELAPEKSMAQVRRDIDVAKEQVR, from the coding sequence ATGAGCATGGATCAGGATCATCGACCGCTCGGCACGCTGGTGACGGACCTCGTCAACCAGATGGCCGAACTGGTGCGCACCGAGGCACGCCTCCTGCGGGCCGAGATGCAGGAAAAGATGAGCAAGGCCGGCACCGGCGCGATGGAAGTCGCAGCCGGGGTGGTGATGCTGCTGGCGGCGCTCCTGGTGCTTCTCCAGGCACTGGTGGTCGCCCTCGCCAATCTCGGGCTCGGGGCCGGCTGGGCCTCGCTGCTCGTCGGGCTGGTCGTGGCAGCCGTCGGCTACATGCTCGTCCGCCGCGGCACGACGAACATGTCGCCTTCGGAACTGGCACCGGAAAAATCCATGGCGCAGGTCCGCCGCGATATCGACGTTGCAAAGGAGCAGGTGCGATGA
- a CDS encoding YihY/virulence factor BrkB family protein — translation MPADERTEAGRGREADWPSEIPARGWKDVLWRVYQQVLEDRVTLVAAGAAFYLMLAIFPALGAFVSIYGFVADPTSIAGQIQFLQGVLPSGGLDLIYSQLESLTSQDPSALSIGLAITLAVSLWSANNGVKTLFEALNIAYEEEEKRSFVKLNLVAFAFTLGFMVAMIVMIAAIGVVPAVLAILNLGGLSQIVIAVGRWVLVLGMMIIGISLLYRFGPSREPAKWRWINWGSIMATLVWLMASIGFSYYLQNFADYNATYGSLGAVIGFMLWIWLSAVILIVGAELNAEMEHQTARDTTTGEERPMGERGATVADTLGKPMAD, via the coding sequence ATGCCTGCAGACGAGCGAACGGAAGCCGGTCGAGGCCGCGAGGCGGACTGGCCATCTGAGATACCCGCACGGGGGTGGAAGGACGTTCTGTGGCGCGTCTACCAGCAGGTCCTCGAGGACCGCGTCACGCTGGTCGCTGCGGGCGCGGCCTTCTACCTGATGCTGGCCATCTTCCCGGCTCTTGGCGCCTTCGTGTCGATCTACGGCTTCGTGGCGGATCCGACTTCCATTGCCGGCCAGATCCAGTTCCTTCAGGGTGTTCTGCCGTCGGGGGGACTCGATCTGATCTACAGCCAGCTGGAGAGTCTGACCAGCCAGGATCCGAGCGCTCTCAGCATCGGGCTGGCAATTACGCTCGCCGTCTCGCTCTGGAGCGCCAACAACGGCGTCAAGACACTCTTCGAGGCGCTGAACATCGCCTATGAGGAGGAAGAGAAGCGCTCGTTCGTAAAGCTCAATCTCGTTGCATTCGCCTTCACCCTCGGCTTCATGGTCGCCATGATCGTGATGATCGCGGCGATCGGTGTCGTGCCCGCCGTTCTGGCCATCCTCAATCTCGGAGGCCTCTCCCAGATCGTCATCGCCGTGGGCCGGTGGGTCCTCGTGCTGGGGATGATGATCATCGGTATCTCGCTTCTCTACCGCTTCGGGCCGAGTCGCGAGCCTGCGAAATGGCGGTGGATCAACTGGGGGAGCATCATGGCGACGCTGGTCTGGTTGATGGCGTCGATCGGCTTCTCCTACTATCTGCAGAACTTCGCCGACTACAATGCCACCTATGGTTCGCTCGGCGCAGTCATCGGCTTCATGCTCTGGATCTGGCTCTCGGCGGTTATCCTGATCGTCGGCGCCGAGCTGAATGCCGAGATGGAGCACCAGACCGCACGCGACACGACGACCGGGGAGGAGCGGCCCATGGGCGAGCGTGGCGCCACGGTCGCCGACACGCTGGGCAAGCCGATGGCGGATTGA
- a CDS encoding alpha-1,4-glucan--maltose-1-phosphate maltosyltransferase has product MDPRLRDLADRRIAIEGIDPEIDGGRFPAKAAQGHPFLVEADVFGEGHDVVDAALLWRRKGSNQWTEAPLEFDVNDRWQGRIEFPDIGDHEYTVIGWRDLFAGWRRDVEKKLQAGQAVSLEVLEGAALVREAAGEPRDPAGAEALRELAASLEAEADEARRLALLLSDETASRMRAFAPRNSLTWYERVLDVIVDRERAVFGAWYEMMPRSQSSAPGRHGTFADVIERLPYVKDLGFDVLYFTPIHPIGRINRKGPNNTLTPTGADPGSPYAIGSDEGGHDAIHPELGTIDDFDRLVRAAAAQGIEIALDFAIQCAPDHPWIREHPEWFDWRPDGTIKFAENPPKKYEDIVNVHFYRESIPSLWEALRDVLLYWIGHGVKIFRVDNPHTKPFPFWEWVIGEIRSRHPDVIFLSEAFTRPKVMKRLAKAGFTQSYTYYTWRNLGWELEQYLTELTREECRHYMRPNFFANTPDINPFYLQTSGRPGFRTRLLMAATLAGNYGIYNGYEICEAAALPGKEEYLDSEKYQLRDWDLDRPGHIKDDIRLVNRLRREHPALRDFTSLRFHRTTNENVLSYSKGSPESGSYLLFHVNLDPHNPHDFDFEVPLWEFGLPDDGAVEVQDLVHGNSFAWYGKNHRLTLDPHARPYAVWRILGPVST; this is encoded by the coding sequence ATGGACCCGCGTCTCCGTGATCTCGCTGACCGCCGCATTGCGATCGAGGGGATCGACCCGGAGATCGACGGAGGTCGGTTCCCGGCGAAGGCGGCACAGGGCCATCCGTTTCTGGTGGAGGCGGACGTCTTCGGCGAAGGGCACGACGTCGTGGACGCAGCCTTGCTGTGGCGTCGCAAGGGTTCGAACCAGTGGACGGAGGCGCCGCTCGAGTTCGACGTCAACGACCGCTGGCAAGGCAGGATCGAGTTTCCGGACATCGGCGATCACGAATACACCGTCATCGGCTGGCGCGATCTGTTTGCCGGCTGGCGCCGCGACGTGGAAAAGAAGCTCCAGGCCGGCCAGGCCGTCAGCCTCGAAGTGCTGGAGGGGGCAGCGCTCGTGCGGGAGGCCGCAGGTGAACCGCGCGATCCTGCCGGTGCGGAGGCGTTGCGTGAGCTGGCGGCCTCGCTCGAAGCGGAGGCGGATGAGGCGCGCCGCCTCGCGCTACTTCTGAGCGACGAGACCGCGAGCCGGATGAGGGCCTTCGCGCCGCGAAACAGCCTCACCTGGTACGAGCGCGTGCTCGACGTCATCGTCGATCGCGAGCGGGCTGTGTTCGGTGCCTGGTACGAGATGATGCCGCGGTCCCAATCCTCCGCGCCCGGGCGCCATGGAACCTTTGCGGACGTCATCGAGCGGCTTCCCTACGTGAAGGATCTCGGCTTCGACGTGCTTTACTTCACGCCGATCCACCCGATCGGCCGGATCAACCGAAAAGGTCCCAACAACACGCTCACCCCGACGGGCGCCGACCCGGGCAGCCCCTATGCGATCGGCTCGGACGAGGGCGGCCATGATGCCATCCATCCCGAACTCGGCACCATCGACGATTTCGATCGGCTGGTACGGGCGGCCGCCGCCCAGGGGATCGAGATCGCGCTCGATTTCGCGATCCAGTGCGCTCCCGACCATCCCTGGATCCGGGAGCATCCGGAATGGTTCGACTGGCGGCCCGACGGGACGATCAAGTTCGCCGAAAATCCGCCGAAGAAATACGAGGACATCGTCAACGTCCACTTCTATCGCGAATCCATACCGTCCCTGTGGGAGGCGCTCCGCGATGTCCTCCTCTACTGGATCGGTCATGGGGTGAAGATCTTCCGGGTCGACAACCCTCACACCAAGCCTTTCCCGTTCTGGGAGTGGGTGATCGGCGAGATCAGGAGCCGGCACCCCGACGTGATCTTCCTGTCCGAGGCGTTCACGCGACCCAAGGTGATGAAGCGCCTGGCCAAGGCCGGGTTCACCCAGTCCTACACCTACTACACCTGGCGCAACCTCGGTTGGGAGCTCGAACAGTATCTGACCGAACTGACCCGGGAAGAATGCCGTCACTACATGCGGCCGAACTTCTTCGCCAACACGCCCGACATCAATCCCTTCTATCTCCAGACCTCCGGACGACCGGGATTCCGCACGAGACTGCTCATGGCCGCGACGCTTGCCGGAAATTATGGCATCTACAACGGCTATGAGATCTGCGAGGCTGCCGCATTGCCGGGCAAGGAGGAATATCTGGATTCGGAGAAGTATCAGCTGCGCGACTGGGACCTCGACCGTCCCGGACACATCAAGGACGACATCCGTCTGGTGAACCGGTTGCGGCGGGAGCACCCGGCGCTGCGCGACTTCACGTCCCTGCGGTTCCACAGGACCACGAATGAGAACGTCCTGTCCTATTCGAAGGGCTCGCCTGAATCGGGCAGCTACCTCCTGTTCCACGTCAACCTGGACCCCCACAATCCGCATGACTTCGATTTCGAAGTCCCGCTCTGGGAGTTCGGTCTGCCGGACGATGGAGCCGTGGAGGTCCAGGATCTCGTGCACGGCAACAGCTTCGCCTGGTATGGCAAGAACCACAGGCTGACCCTCGACCCCCATGCCCGGCCCTATGCGGTCTGGCGCATCCTTGGACCGGTGAGCACTTGA
- a CDS encoding adenylate/guanylate cyclase domain-containing protein, giving the protein MTLPARLRTPEATQLLPGEVDHLLIDALVAWMIDGARPSGDASAIIDAICRRVVEAGVPVDRFALFMNTLHPNIAARRFRWTQSGGVEVNEVQLDIFSQQEYWQNPLPRVTTEGVSIRRRLTDPQALSEFLILAELRAEGFTDYLAQPLIFTTGETHASTWSTKHPLGFSLEQIDALDVLRRPLARLAEAYLLRLNAASILSTYIGRGGGEQILQGRVHRGDGEEIDAAILFTDLKDFTQLSNTLSGPQMVAILNDAFDIMVPPVEANGGEILKFLGDGFFAIFPYGGDRTMADAVKAASRTIMEGEARLAETELGRTVSFRSALHAGRFHYGNIGGANRLDFTAIGRPINYAARLLTCASDLSLHRVASAEVAQHLCCAPRVATEVPFKGFEGLQKIYVY; this is encoded by the coding sequence ATGACCCTCCCGGCGCGCCTGCGCACCCCAGAAGCGACGCAGTTGCTGCCCGGCGAGGTCGACCACCTGCTGATCGACGCGCTGGTCGCCTGGATGATCGACGGCGCGCGGCCGAGCGGTGACGCCAGCGCCATCATCGACGCCATCTGCCGGCGTGTCGTGGAAGCCGGCGTGCCGGTCGACCGGTTCGCGCTGTTCATGAACACCCTGCACCCCAACATCGCGGCACGTCGCTTCCGCTGGACGCAGTCCGGCGGGGTGGAAGTGAACGAGGTCCAGCTCGACATCTTCTCGCAGCAGGAATACTGGCAGAATCCGCTCCCGCGCGTCACGACGGAGGGCGTCTCGATCCGTCGGCGGCTGACCGATCCGCAGGCGCTCAGCGAATTCCTGATCCTCGCCGAACTGCGCGCCGAAGGGTTCACCGACTATCTCGCACAACCCCTGATCTTCACGACGGGAGAAACGCACGCCTCGACCTGGTCGACGAAGCACCCGCTGGGCTTCTCGCTCGAACAGATCGACGCGCTCGACGTCCTGCGTCGACCGCTTGCACGGCTTGCCGAAGCCTACCTGCTGCGGCTGAACGCAGCCTCCATCCTGTCGACCTACATCGGACGCGGCGGCGGAGAGCAGATCCTGCAGGGTCGGGTGCATCGCGGCGACGGAGAGGAAATCGATGCCGCCATCCTCTTCACGGACCTGAAGGATTTCACGCAGCTGTCGAACACGCTGTCAGGGCCGCAGATGGTGGCGATCCTCAACGACGCGTTCGACATCATGGTCCCGCCGGTAGAGGCGAACGGCGGCGAGATCCTGAAGTTTCTCGGCGACGGTTTCTTCGCGATCTTTCCGTATGGCGGAGATCGCACGATGGCGGATGCCGTCAAGGCGGCAAGCCGAACCATCATGGAGGGCGAGGCGCGGCTGGCCGAAACGGAACTCGGCAGGACGGTCTCGTTCCGTTCGGCGCTGCATGCGGGCCGGTTCCACTATGGCAACATCGGCGGTGCGAACCGTCTCGACTTCACCGCGATCGGTCGTCCGATCAACTACGCCGCCCGGCTGCTGACCTGCGCCTCGGACCTTTCGCTGCACAGGGTGGCGTCGGCCGAAGTGGCCCAGCACCTGTGCTGCGCCCCGCGCGTGGCCACCGAGGTGCCGTTCAAGGGCTTCGAGGGGCTGCAGAAGATCTACGTCTACTGA
- a CDS encoding ABC transporter substrate-binding protein — translation MIPSFRSHGRLVVVLLTALVFSASLGAASALETVRVGVLKFGTVNWELDAMKEAGLDRSAGVDVEIVPFAGEDASNVALQAGDVDVIVSDWLWVSRLRTDGADYTFVPYSSSVGAIMVPQDSALRSLGDLKGRKLGVAGGPLDKSWLLIQGLARRDHGVDLAAENDIVYGAPPLLSEKARQGELDAVLNYWHYNARLEAKGFRSLVGADEAARALGASGPVSALGWVFPERWADAHPQAARGFVEASRATKALLASSDAAWERLAPLVRAEGAELLALRDRYRDGIPRRPAAEEEADARLLHGVLAELGGEKLVGRSAAMAPGTYWPRLVGGF, via the coding sequence ATGATCCCCTCGTTCAGATCGCACGGCCGCCTGGTCGTCGTCCTGCTGACCGCCCTGGTATTCTCGGCCAGTCTCGGCGCGGCTTCGGCCCTGGAGACGGTGCGCGTCGGCGTGCTGAAGTTCGGCACCGTGAACTGGGAACTCGATGCGATGAAGGAGGCGGGGCTCGACCGTTCGGCCGGCGTCGACGTGGAGATCGTGCCTTTCGCCGGGGAGGACGCGAGCAACGTGGCGCTTCAGGCCGGGGACGTCGACGTGATCGTCTCCGACTGGCTGTGGGTGTCGCGGCTGCGCACCGACGGCGCCGACTACACCTTCGTGCCCTACTCCTCGTCGGTCGGCGCGATCATGGTGCCGCAGGACTCGGCTCTGCGTTCGCTCGGCGACCTGAAGGGCCGCAAGCTCGGAGTGGCAGGCGGGCCACTCGACAAGAGCTGGCTGCTGATCCAGGGACTGGCCAGGCGCGATCACGGGGTCGACCTGGCGGCGGAGAACGACATCGTCTACGGCGCGCCGCCGCTGCTTTCCGAAAAGGCCAGGCAGGGCGAGCTCGATGCCGTGCTGAACTACTGGCACTACAATGCAAGGCTGGAGGCGAAGGGCTTTCGATCGCTGGTGGGTGCGGATGAAGCTGCGCGCGCACTCGGCGCATCCGGTCCGGTCTCGGCGCTCGGCTGGGTGTTCCCGGAGCGGTGGGCAGATGCCCATCCGCAGGCGGCCCGGGGCTTCGTGGAAGCTTCGCGTGCCACCAAGGCGTTGCTCGCCTCTTCGGATGCCGCATGGGAGCGTCTCGCGCCGCTGGTTCGTGCGGAAGGGGCGGAACTTCTGGCCCTGCGCGACCGATACCGGGACGGGATACCCCGGCGGCCGGCCGCGGAGGAGGAGGCCGATGCCCGGCTGCTCCATGGCGTGCTGGCCGAGCTCGGCGGAGAGAAACTGGTCGGCCGGTCGGCCGCGATGGCGCCGGGCACCTACTGGCCGCGCCTCGTCGGCGGTTTCTGA
- a CDS encoding ABC transporter permease: MGLLALWWLLALPADPRVFPAPPAVLEALLREAMSGDLARHLGITLARVAAAFVLALSIGSGIGIALGTNRGLDRLFDPWVVLFLNLPALVVIVLAYVWFGLNEAAAIGAVAVNKIPNVIVTLREGARAFDRTYSELATVYRFSFSSRIRNVVLPQLQPYLAAASRSGIALIWKIVLVVELLGRSNGVGFQIHLHFQLFDVATILAYALAFVAVMLMVEVLLLRPYDRHATRWRRSDA; the protein is encoded by the coding sequence GTGGGGCTTCTGGCACTCTGGTGGCTTCTGGCGCTGCCGGCCGATCCGCGCGTCTTTCCAGCTCCGCCCGCAGTACTGGAAGCCTTGCTGCGGGAAGCGATGTCGGGCGATCTCGCCCGCCACCTCGGCATCACGCTCGCCCGCGTGGCGGCAGCCTTCGTGCTCGCACTCTCCATCGGCAGCGGCATCGGCATCGCGCTCGGCACGAACAGGGGTCTCGACCGGCTGTTCGATCCCTGGGTGGTGCTGTTCCTCAACCTGCCGGCGCTCGTCGTCATCGTCCTGGCCTATGTCTGGTTCGGGCTGAACGAGGCAGCGGCGATCGGCGCGGTGGCCGTGAACAAGATTCCGAACGTCATCGTGACCCTGAGAGAAGGGGCGCGTGCGTTCGACCGCACCTATTCGGAACTCGCCACAGTCTACCGCTTCTCGTTTTCCAGCCGGATCCGAAACGTGGTGCTGCCCCAGCTGCAGCCTTACCTCGCAGCCGCCAGCCGGTCGGGGATCGCGCTGATCTGGAAGATCGTGCTGGTGGTGGAACTGCTCGGGCGGTCGAACGGAGTCGGATTCCAGATCCACTTGCATTTCCAGTTGTTCGACGTGGCCACCATCCTCGCCTACGCGCTCGCCTTCGTGGCGGTGATGCTCATGGTGGAGGTCCTTCTGCTGCGGCCGTACGACCGGCATGCGACACG
- a CDS encoding DUF3618 domain-containing protein codes for MTTSTEHERHAEEVRARMAGTAEQIRDRMSPGQLVDEVFHYMRDSNGSAAVNNLGRQVRDNPLSLALIGAGVAWLFAGPRPVRREYYPYPDDGFGYDGDSTFYPEPGIDDDVIGNSPLRGAGAQTGAGGLGYLETHDDGKDPESSWSERAGSAAHRVSDAGSSVAGAASRLGSNAAGAARQAGSRAGAYASEAGHYAADAGRQAARAGRRVGRSAERAANQARDGLMDALDREPLIVGALGLALGAAIGAMLPKTRIEDETFGQTRDDLKDEAMRAMRRGYEGAKDVAAEGYAAARKSADEEGLTSSDGTPLAEKVGHVASAAGKAVGEKAREMTGETGKPASSGPGTTGASASGTPSSPASGTGPFGTSDKPAGVSPAPGSGKTV; via the coding sequence ATGACAACTTCGACCGAACATGAACGCCACGCGGAGGAGGTGCGCGCCCGCATGGCCGGAACCGCCGAGCAGATCCGGGACCGCATGTCGCCGGGCCAGCTGGTGGACGAGGTCTTCCACTACATGCGCGACTCGAACGGATCGGCCGCTGTGAACAATCTCGGCCGCCAGGTCCGCGACAATCCCCTCAGCCTCGCGCTGATCGGTGCCGGCGTCGCCTGGCTTTTCGCGGGGCCGCGGCCCGTGCGCCGCGAGTACTACCCCTATCCGGACGACGGCTTCGGGTACGACGGCGACAGCACCTTCTATCCCGAGCCCGGCATCGACGACGACGTCATCGGCAACTCCCCGCTTCGCGGCGCCGGCGCGCAGACCGGCGCCGGCGGTCTGGGCTATCTGGAGACGCACGACGACGGCAAGGACCCCGAAAGCTCATGGTCCGAGCGTGCCGGAAGCGCGGCCCACCGGGTTTCCGATGCGGGGAGCTCCGTCGCCGGAGCGGCTTCCCGGCTGGGCTCGAATGCCGCGGGCGCGGCCAGGCAGGCCGGCAGCCGCGCGGGCGCCTATGCCTCCGAGGCGGGCCACTATGCTGCCGATGCGGGGCGACAGGCCGCCCGGGCGGGACGCAGGGTGGGACGCAGTGCGGAACGCGCCGCCAATCAGGCGCGCGACGGCCTGATGGATGCGCTCGACCGGGAGCCGCTGATCGTCGGCGCCCTCGGCCTGGCGCTGGGTGCGGCCATCGGCGCCATGCTGCCGAAGACGCGGATCGAGGACGAGACCTTCGGCCAGACCCGCGACGACCTGAAGGACGAGGCGATGCGGGCGATGCGCCGCGGCTATGAGGGCGCCAAGGATGTGGCGGCCGAAGGCTATGCCGCGGCACGCAAGTCGGCGGACGAGGAGGGCCTCACGTCCTCCGACGGCACGCCTCTGGCCGAGAAGGTCGGGCACGTCGCATCCGCCGCCGGCAAGGCAGTGGGCGAGAAGGCTCGCGAGATGACCGGCGAGACCGGGAAGCCGGCTTCGTCCGGACCGGGTACGACCGGCGCTTCGGCTTCCGGAACGCCGTCGTCCCCCGCTTCCGGAACCGGGCCGTTCGGCACGTCCGACAAGCCCGCCGGCGTCTCGCCGGCTCCGGGCAGCGGCAAGACGGTCTGA